One segment of Streptomyces sp. NBC_00576 DNA contains the following:
- a CDS encoding LysR substrate-binding domain-containing protein: MYDPSQLRTFLTVAQTLSFTQAARRLGLRQSTVSQHVRRLEDAAGRQLFSRDTHSVELTEDGEVMLGFARRILEVHEQATAFFTGTRLRGRLRFGASEDFVLTRLPEILEAFRYDHPEVDLELTVELSGTLHEQLAAGKLDLVLAKRRPEDPRGEPVWHDELVWIGAERLRLDPDRPVPLIVYPPPGITRALAMEALERQGRAWRVACTSGSLNGLIAAARAGLGVMAHSRGMIPPGLVRVPDRAGLPELGRVDFVLVHGHRRTSAQSAADALAAAILTSGDRLHRR; the protein is encoded by the coding sequence GTGTACGACCCCTCTCAGCTGCGGACCTTCCTGACCGTGGCCCAGACGCTCAGTTTCACGCAGGCCGCCCGGCGGCTCGGGCTGCGCCAGTCGACGGTCAGCCAGCATGTGCGGCGCCTGGAGGACGCGGCCGGACGGCAGCTGTTCTCCCGGGACACGCACTCCGTGGAGCTGACCGAGGACGGCGAGGTGATGCTCGGTTTCGCCCGCCGCATCCTGGAGGTGCACGAGCAGGCGACGGCGTTCTTCACGGGCACGCGGCTGCGCGGCAGGCTCCGGTTCGGCGCCTCGGAGGACTTCGTGCTGACCCGGCTGCCGGAGATCCTGGAGGCCTTCCGGTACGACCATCCCGAGGTCGATCTGGAGCTGACGGTCGAGCTGTCGGGCACCCTGCACGAGCAGCTGGCCGCCGGGAAACTGGACCTCGTCCTGGCCAAGCGGCGGCCCGAGGATCCGCGCGGCGAACCGGTCTGGCACGACGAGCTGGTGTGGATCGGCGCGGAACGGCTCCGGCTGGACCCGGACCGTCCGGTGCCGCTGATCGTGTATCCGCCGCCGGGCATCACCCGTGCCCTCGCCATGGAGGCCCTGGAACGGCAGGGCCGTGCGTGGCGCGTCGCCTGCACCAGCGGCAGCCTCAACGGACTGATCGCGGCGGCCCGCGCGGGCCTCGGAGTGATGGCCCACTCACGCGGGATGATCCCGCCCGGCCTGGTCCGGGTGCCCGACCGAGCCGGGCTGCCGGAGCTGGGCCGGGTCGACTTCGTCCTGGTCCACGGCCACCGCCGTACGTCGGCCCAGAGCGCGGCGGACGCGCTGGCGGCGGCGATCCTGACGAGTGGGGACCGGCTGCACCGGCGGTGA